In the genome of Drosophila pseudoobscura strain MV-25-SWS-2005 chromosome 3, UCI_Dpse_MV25, whole genome shotgun sequence, one region contains:
- the unc-104 gene encoding kinesin-like protein unc-104 isoform X7, whose product MSSVKVAVRVRPFNSREIGRESKCIIEMTGATTAITNPKVPPNTSEAVKRFNFDYSYWSHDPRDSDFSTQTMVYKDIGEEMLQHSFDGYNVCIFAYGQTGAGKSYTMMGRQEEQQEGIIPMICQDLFTRIHDTETDELKYSVEVSYMEIYCERVRDLLNPKNKGNLRVREHPLLGPYVEDLSKLAVTDYQDIHDLIDEGNKARTVAATNMNETSSRSHAVFTIFFTQRRHDTMTDLTTEKVSKISLVDLAGSERADSTGAKGTRLKEGANINKSLTTLGKVISALAEVASKKKHNKKADFIPYRDSALTWLLRENLGGNSKTAMIAAISPADINYDETLSTLRYADRAKQIVCKAVVNEDANAKLIRELKEEIQKLRDLLKAEGIEVQEEDELNKSTTGIKSPSKSRNRNGSTTEMAVDQLQASEKLIAELNETWEEKLKRTEEIRLQREAVFAEMGVAVKEDGITVGVFSPKKTPHLVNLNEDPNLSECLLYYIKDGLTRLGTHEANVPQDIQLSGSHILKEHCTFENRNSTVTLLPHKDAIIFVNGRQLVEPEVLKTGSRVILGKNHVFRFTNPEQARELREKITENEAENEVEKADAPQVDWNFAQCELLEKQGIDLKAEMKKRLDNLEEQYKREKMQADQQFEEQRKTYEARIDALQKQVEEQSMTMSMYSSYSPEDFHQEEDVYNNPMYESCWTAREAGLAAWAFRKWRYHQFTSLRDDLWGNAIFLKEANAISVELKKKVQFQFTLLTDTLYSPLPPELASSVAPLQQEDEFGAPPVSKTLVAVEVTDTKNGATHYWSLEKLRQRLELMREMYHNEAEMSPTSPDYNVESLTGGDPFYDRFPWFRMVGRSFIYLSNLLYPVPLVHKVAIVNERGDVRGYLRIAVQPVLDEESIDFNNGVKQSARLVFNEDDAKPKYRALNEKDDVQRYIDNGGHDSKLEELEDVDSGRGIDSNSASDCPENAEEPGEHLQVGKEFTFRVTVLQATGIGAEYADIFCQFNFLHRHEEAFSTEPVKNSASGAPLGFYHVQNITVPVTKSFIEYLKTQPIMFKIFGHYQTHPLHKDAKQDFVSRPPPRRMLPPSIPISQPVRSPKFGPLPCPPSSTVLAKHDVLVWFEICELAPNGEYVPSVVEHSDDLPCRGLFLLHQGIQRRIRITIVHEPTPEVKWKDINELVVGRIRNTPESSDEQDEDACVLSLGLFPGEVLDVPGDDRSFYRFEAAWDSSLHNSALLNRVSQGGETIYITLSAYLELENCARPAIVTKDLSMVIYGRDARTGPRSLKHLFSGQYRNPEANRLSGVYELSLRRASEAGSPGVQRRQRRVLDTSSTYVRGEENLHGWRPRGDSLIFDHQWELEKLTRLEEVGRMRHLLLLRERLGMDTNPNPTTKTEKDVCNLAARAATSPVHMVIPQSPQTPVKDPQQIMPEREYNQREQDLMLKCLKLVQAGRYAKNEANDTQTQSDVSPSDEGCADMTVSCISSNSMELCSPDRADAPNGWEAPAPATQPALPLRLYVPELEEIRVSPVVARKGLLNVLEHGGSGWKKRWVTVRRPYVFIYRSEKDPVERAVLNLATAQVECSEDQAAMVKIPNTFSVVTKHRGYLLQTLGDKEVHDWLYAINPLLAGQIKSRLARRTLEPASQTASQIQASSAANANSANK is encoded by the exons ATGTCGTCGGTTAAGGTGGCGGTGCGAGTGCGCCCCTTCAACTCGCGCGAAATAGGCAGGGAGTCGAAATGCATCATCGAGATGACCGGGGCCACCACGG CCATAACCAATCCGAAGGTGCCGCCCAACACTAGTGAGGCGGTGAAGCGCTTCAACTTTGATTACTCCTATTGGTCCCATGAT CCACGCGATTCGGACTTCTCCACACAAACGATGGTCTACAAGGACATTGGCGAGGAGATGCTGCAGCACTCCTTCGATGGCTACAACGTGTGCATCTTTGCCTACGGCCAGACCGGTGCCGGCAAGTCCTACACCATGATGGGcaggcaggaggagcagcaggagggcaTCATTCCCATGATTTGCCAGGATCTCTTCACTCGCATACACGATACCGAAACCGATGAGCTCAAGTATTCA GTTGAGGTCTCTTACATGGAGATCTATTGCGAGCGGGTGCGGGATCTGCTGAATCCCAAGAACAAGGGTAATTTGCGGGTGCGCGAGCATCCATTGCTGGGTCCTTATGTCGAGGACCTGTCCAAGCTGGCAGTCACCGACTACCAGGACATACACGACCTCATCGATGAGGGCAACAAGGCACG AACTGTGGCCGCCACCAACATGAACGAGACGAGCTCTCGCTCCCATGCCGTATTCACCATCTTCTTTACACAGCGTCGCCACGACACGATGACCGACCTGACCACCGAGAAGGTCTCCAAGATCAGCCTGGTGGATCTGGCCGGCTCCGAGCGAGCCGATTCGACTGGTGCGAAGGGCACCCGCTTGAAGGAGGGAGCCAACATCAACAAATCCCTGACCACCCTGGGAAAAGTCATCTCCGCTCTGGCGGAAGTC GCATCCAAGAAGAAACACAACAAGAAGGCCGACTTTATACCCTACCGCGACTCGGCCCTGACTTGGTTGCTGCGCGAGAATCTGGGAGGAAACTCGAAGACGGCCATGATAGCGGCCATCTCACCGGCGGACATAAACTATGACGAAACCTTAAGCACACTGCG GTATGCGGATCGGGCCAAGCAGATCGTGTGCAAGGCTGTGGTCAACGAGGATGCCAATGCGAAGCTTATCCGCGAACTTAAGGAGGAGATACAGAAGCTGCGCGATCTCCTGAAGGCCGAAGGCATCGAAGTGCAGGAAG AGGATGAGCTGAACAAGTCGACGACGGGAATCAAGTCGCCCTCGAAGTCTCGTAATCGCAATGGCTCCACCACGGAAATGGCCGTGGATCAGCTGCAGGCCAGCGAGAAGCTCATCGCAG AACTCAATGAAACCTGGGAGGAGAAGCTGAAGCGCACCGAGGAGATACGCCTGCAGCGCGAGGCGGTCTTTGCCGAGATGGGGGTGGCCGTCAAGGAGGATGGCATCACCGTGGGTGTGTTCTCTCCCAAGAAGACGCCGCATCTGGTGAACTTGAACGAGGACCCCAATCTGTCCGAGTGTCTGCTGTACTACATCAAGGATGGGCTAACCCGCCTGGGCACCCACGAGGCCAATGTGCCGCAGGACATCCAGCTGTCGGGGTCGCACATCCTCAAGGAGCACTGCACCTTCGAGAACCGCAACAGCACCGTGACCCTGCTGCCCCACAAGGATGCTATCATCTTTGTGAACGGACGCCAGCTGGTTGAACCGGAGGTGCTGAAGACCGGCTCGCGTGTCATCCTGGGAAAGAATCACGTTTTCCGCTTCACCAATCCGGAGCAGGCACGCGAGCTGCGCGAGAAGATCACCGAAAACGAGGCCGAGAACGAGGTGGAGAAGGCCGACGCCCCGCAGGTCGACTGGAACTTTGCCCAGTGCGAGCTGCTCGAGAAGCAGGGCATCGACCTGAAGGCCGAGATGAAGAAGCGGCTAGACAATCTCGAGGAGCAGTACAAGCGCGAGAAGATGCAGGCCGACCAGCAGTTTGAGGAGCAACGCAAGACCTACGAGGCCCGCATCGATGCTCTGCAGAAGCAGGTCGAGGAGCAGTCCATGACCATGTCCATGTACAGCAGCTACTCTCCAGAGGATTTCCACCAAGAGGAGGACGTCTACA ACAATCCCATGTACGAGTCCTGCTGGACTGCCCGCGAGGCTGGGCTGGCGGCCTGGGCCTTCCGCAAGTGGCGCTACCATCAGTTCACCTCGCTGCGCGATGACCTCTGGGGCAATGCCATATTCCTCAAGGAGGCCAATGCCATTTCCGTTGAGCTAAAGAAGAAG GTGCAATTCCAGTTCACCCTCTTGACCGACACCCTGTACTCCCCCCTGCCACCCGAGCTGGCCTCGAGTGTGGCACCGCTGCAGCAGGAGGACGAGTTCGGAGCCCCGCCCGTGTCCAAGACCCTGGTGGCCGTAGAAGTCACGGACACCAAAAACGGAGCCACCCACTACTGGTCGCTGGAGAAGCTCCG ACAACGCCTGGAGCTGATGCGCGAGATGTACCACAACGAGGCGGAGATGAGTCCCACCTCGCCGGACTACAACGTGGAGAGTCTCACCGGGGGCGATCCGTTCTACGACCGCTTTCCCTGGTTCCGCATGGTCGGACGCTCGTTCATCTATCTGAGCAACCTGCTGTATCCCGTGCCGCTGGTCCACAAGGTGGCCATTGTCAACGAGCGTGGGGATGTGCGAGGCTACCTTAGGATCGCCGTGCAGCCGGTGCTGGATGAGGAGTCGATCGACTTCAACAATGGGGTCAAGCAGTCGGCCCGCTTGGTCTTCAACGAGGACGATGCCAAGCCCAAGTATCGAGCCCTTAACGAGAAGGACGACGTGCAGCGGTACATCGATAATGGAGGACACGACAGCAAGCTGGAGG AGCTCGAGGATGTGGACTCGGGACGCGGCATTGACTCGAACTCTGCCTCGGACTGCCCCGAGAACGCCGAAGAGCCGGGCGAGCATCTGCAGGTGGGAAAGGAGTTCACCTTCCGCGTGACGGTACTCCAGGCCACTGGAATTGGGGCCGAGTACGCAGACATCTTCTGCCAGTTCAA CTTCTTGCATCGCCATGAGGAAGCTTTCTCCACCGAGCCGGTCAAGAACTCGGCATCGGGCGCCCCTCTGGGCTTCTACCATGTTCAGAAT ATAACTGTGCCTGTGACCAAGTCCTTCATCGAGTACTTGAAGACCCAACCGATCATGTTCAAGATCTTTGGCCACTACCAGACGCATCCCCTGCACAAGGATGCCAAGCAGGACTTCGTGTCGCGGCCACCGCCTAGGCGAATGCTGCCCCCGAGCATACCCATCAGTCAGCCGGTGCGCAGCCCCAAGTTTGGACCCCTGCCCTGTCCGCCCTCATCCACGGTGCTGGCCAAGCACGATGTGCTGGTGTGGTTCGAGATTTGCGAGCTGGCACCCAACGGAGAGTATGTGCCTTCG GTCGTGGAGCACAGCGATGATCTTCCTTGCCGCGGGCTGTTCCTGCTGCATCAAGGCATCCAGCGACGCATTCGCATCACCATTGTGCACGAGCCCACACCTGAGGTCAAGTGGAAGGACATCAACGAGCTGGTGGTAGGACGCATACGCAACACTCCGGAGTCCTCGGACGAACAGGATGAGGATGCGTGCGTGCTGTCGCTGGGTCTGTTCCCCGGCGAAGTGCTGGACGTGCCCGGTGACGATCGCTCCTTCTACCGCTTCGAGGCCGCCTGGGACTCAAGTCTCCACAACTCGGCGCTGCTCAATCGCGTCTCACAGGGCGGCGAGACCATCTACATCACACTGAGCGCTTACTTGGAG CTGGAGAACTGCGCCCGCCCGGCCATCGTCACGAAGGATCTGAGCATGGTAATCTATGGGCGCGACGCTCGCACCGGTCCCCGCTCCTTGAAGCACCTGTTCTCGGGCCAGTACCGCAATCCGGAGGCCAACCGACTATCCGGCGTCTACGAGCTGTCGCTGCGTAGAGCATCCGAAGCAGGTAGTCCAG GTGTGCAGCGTCGTCAGCGTCGCGTGCTGGACACCAGCTCCACATATGTGCGTGGGGAGGAGAATCTGCACGGCTGGCGGCCTCGCGGCGACTCGCTCATATTTGATCATCAGTGGGAGCTGGAGAAGCTGACGCGCCTCGAGGAGGTGGGACGAATGCGgcacctgctgctgttgcgcgAGCGCCTGGGCATGGACACCAACCCGAATCCGACCACCAAAACGGAGAAGGATGTCTGCAATCTGGCTGCCCGTGCGGCCACCTCCCCCGTGCACATGGTCATTCCTCAATCGCCACAGACGCCGGTCAAAGATCCGCAGCAAATCATGCCAGAGCGCGAGTACAACCAACGGGAGCAGGATCTCATGCTCAAGTGCTTGAAGCTTGTGCAAG CTGGACGCTATGCCAAGAACGAGGCTAATGACACGCAGACCCAATCGGATGTCTCGCCCAGCGATGAGGGCTGCGCCGACATGACCGTCAGCTGCATCTCCAGCAACTCCATGGA GCTATGCTCGCCGGATAGGGCCGATGCTCCGAATGGCTGGGAGGCCCCTGCCCCGGCCACACAACCGGCTCTCCCGCTGCGGCTGTACGTgccggagctggaggagaTTCGCGTCAGCCCTGTGGTGGCCCGCAAGGGCCTGCTGAATGTCCTGGAACATGGCGGCTCGGGCTGGAAGAAACGCTGGGTG ACTGTGCGTCGTCCTTATGTGTTTATCTATCGCTCGGAGAAGGACCCCGTTGAGCGGGCTGTCCTCAACTTGGCCACGGCCCAAGTGGAGTGCAGCGAGGATCAGGCAGCCATGGTCAAGATACCCAACACATTCAG TGTGGTGACTAAGCATCGGGGTTATCTGCTGCAGACACTCGGCGACAAGGAAGTGCACGACTGGCTCTATGCCATCAATCCTCTTCTGGCTGGTCAGATCAA ATCCCGCCTGGCGCGACGCACCTTGGAGCCGGCCAGCCAGACGGCTTCCCAGATCCAGGCTAGCAGTGCCGCGAACGCGAACAGTGCGAACAAATGA
- the unc-104 gene encoding kinesin-like protein unc-104 isoform X6 yields the protein MSSVKVAVRVRPFNSREIGRESKCIIEMTGATTAITNPKVPPNTSEAVKRFNFDYSYWSHDPRDSDFSTQTMVYKDIGEEMLQHSFDGYNVCIFAYGQTGAGKSYTMMGRQEEQQEGIIPMICQDLFTRIHDTETDELKYSVEVSYMEIYCERVRDLLNPKNKGNLRVREHPLLGPYVEDLSKLAVTDYQDIHDLIDEGNKARTVAATNMNETSSRSHAVFTIFFTQRRHDTMTDLTTEKVSKISLVDLAGSERADSTGAKGTRLKEGANINKSLTTLGKVISALAEVASKKKHNKKADFIPYRDSALTWLLRENLGGNSKTAMIAAISPADINYDETLSTLRYADRAKQIVCKAVVNEDANAKLIRELKEEIQKLRDLLKAEGIEVQEEDELNKSTTGIKSPSKSRNRNGSTTEMAVDQLQASEKLIAELNETWEEKLKRTEEIRLQREAVFAEMGVAVKEDGITVGVFSPKKTPHLVNLNEDPNLSECLLYYIKDGLTRLGTHEANVPQDIQLSGSHILKEHCTFENRNSTVTLLPHKDAIIFVNGRQLVEPEVLKTGSRVILGKNHVFRFTNPEQARELREKITENEAENEVEKADAPQVDWNFAQCELLEKQGIDLKAEMKKRLDNLEEQYKREKMQADQQFEEQRKTYEARIDALQKQVEEQSMTMSMYSSYSPEDFHQEEDVYNNPMYESCWTAREAGLAAWAFRKWRYHQFTSLRDDLWGNAIFLKEANAISVELKKKVQFQFTLLTDTLYSPLPPELASSVAPLQQEDEFGAPPVSKTLVAVEVTDTKNGATHYWSLEKLRQRLELMREMYHNEAEMSPTSPDYNVESLTGGDPFYDRFPWFRMVGRSFIYLSNLLYPVPLVHKVAIVNERGDVRGYLRIAVQPVLDEESIDFNNGVKQSARLVFNEDDAKPKYRALNEKDDVQRYIDNGGHDSKLEELEDVDSGRGIDSNSASDCPENAEEPGEHLQVGKEFTFRVTVLQATGIGAEYADIFCQFNFLHRHEEAFSTEPVKNSASGAPLGFYHVQNITVPVTKSFIEYLKTQPIMFKIFGHYQTHPLHKDAKQDFVSRPPPRRMLPPSIPISQPVRSPKFGPLPCPPSSTVLAKHDVLVWFEICELAPNGEYVPSVVEHSDDLPCRGLFLLHQGIQRRIRITIVHEPTPEVKWKDINELVVGRIRNTPESSDEQDEDACVLSLGLFPGEVLDVPGDDRSFYRFEAAWDSSLHNSALLNRVSQGGETIYITLSAYLELENCARPAIVTKDLSMVIYGRDARTGPRSLKHLFSGQYRNPEANRLSGVYELSLRRASEAGSPGVQRRQRRVLDTSSTYVRGEENLHGWRPRGDSLIFDHQWELEKLTRLEEVGRMRHLLLLRERLGMDTNPNPTTKTEKDVCNLAARAATSPVHMVIPQSPQTPVKDPQQIMPEREYNQREQDLMLKCLKLVQAGRYAKNEANDTQTQSDVSPSDEGCADMTVSCISSNSMEDNKFVIRRRLCSPDRADAPNGWEAPAPATQPALPLRLYVPELEEIRVSPVVARKGLLNVLEHGGSGWKKRWVTVRRPYVFIYRSEKDPVERAVLNLATAQVECSEDQAAMVKIPNTFSVVTKHRGYLLQTLGDKEVHDWLYAINPLLAGQIKSRLARRTLEPASQTASQIQASSAANANSANK from the exons ATGTCGTCGGTTAAGGTGGCGGTGCGAGTGCGCCCCTTCAACTCGCGCGAAATAGGCAGGGAGTCGAAATGCATCATCGAGATGACCGGGGCCACCACGG CCATAACCAATCCGAAGGTGCCGCCCAACACTAGTGAGGCGGTGAAGCGCTTCAACTTTGATTACTCCTATTGGTCCCATGAT CCACGCGATTCGGACTTCTCCACACAAACGATGGTCTACAAGGACATTGGCGAGGAGATGCTGCAGCACTCCTTCGATGGCTACAACGTGTGCATCTTTGCCTACGGCCAGACCGGTGCCGGCAAGTCCTACACCATGATGGGcaggcaggaggagcagcaggagggcaTCATTCCCATGATTTGCCAGGATCTCTTCACTCGCATACACGATACCGAAACCGATGAGCTCAAGTATTCA GTTGAGGTCTCTTACATGGAGATCTATTGCGAGCGGGTGCGGGATCTGCTGAATCCCAAGAACAAGGGTAATTTGCGGGTGCGCGAGCATCCATTGCTGGGTCCTTATGTCGAGGACCTGTCCAAGCTGGCAGTCACCGACTACCAGGACATACACGACCTCATCGATGAGGGCAACAAGGCACG AACTGTGGCCGCCACCAACATGAACGAGACGAGCTCTCGCTCCCATGCCGTATTCACCATCTTCTTTACACAGCGTCGCCACGACACGATGACCGACCTGACCACCGAGAAGGTCTCCAAGATCAGCCTGGTGGATCTGGCCGGCTCCGAGCGAGCCGATTCGACTGGTGCGAAGGGCACCCGCTTGAAGGAGGGAGCCAACATCAACAAATCCCTGACCACCCTGGGAAAAGTCATCTCCGCTCTGGCGGAAGTC GCATCCAAGAAGAAACACAACAAGAAGGCCGACTTTATACCCTACCGCGACTCGGCCCTGACTTGGTTGCTGCGCGAGAATCTGGGAGGAAACTCGAAGACGGCCATGATAGCGGCCATCTCACCGGCGGACATAAACTATGACGAAACCTTAAGCACACTGCG GTATGCGGATCGGGCCAAGCAGATCGTGTGCAAGGCTGTGGTCAACGAGGATGCCAATGCGAAGCTTATCCGCGAACTTAAGGAGGAGATACAGAAGCTGCGCGATCTCCTGAAGGCCGAAGGCATCGAAGTGCAGGAAG AGGATGAGCTGAACAAGTCGACGACGGGAATCAAGTCGCCCTCGAAGTCTCGTAATCGCAATGGCTCCACCACGGAAATGGCCGTGGATCAGCTGCAGGCCAGCGAGAAGCTCATCGCAG AACTCAATGAAACCTGGGAGGAGAAGCTGAAGCGCACCGAGGAGATACGCCTGCAGCGCGAGGCGGTCTTTGCCGAGATGGGGGTGGCCGTCAAGGAGGATGGCATCACCGTGGGTGTGTTCTCTCCCAAGAAGACGCCGCATCTGGTGAACTTGAACGAGGACCCCAATCTGTCCGAGTGTCTGCTGTACTACATCAAGGATGGGCTAACCCGCCTGGGCACCCACGAGGCCAATGTGCCGCAGGACATCCAGCTGTCGGGGTCGCACATCCTCAAGGAGCACTGCACCTTCGAGAACCGCAACAGCACCGTGACCCTGCTGCCCCACAAGGATGCTATCATCTTTGTGAACGGACGCCAGCTGGTTGAACCGGAGGTGCTGAAGACCGGCTCGCGTGTCATCCTGGGAAAGAATCACGTTTTCCGCTTCACCAATCCGGAGCAGGCACGCGAGCTGCGCGAGAAGATCACCGAAAACGAGGCCGAGAACGAGGTGGAGAAGGCCGACGCCCCGCAGGTCGACTGGAACTTTGCCCAGTGCGAGCTGCTCGAGAAGCAGGGCATCGACCTGAAGGCCGAGATGAAGAAGCGGCTAGACAATCTCGAGGAGCAGTACAAGCGCGAGAAGATGCAGGCCGACCAGCAGTTTGAGGAGCAACGCAAGACCTACGAGGCCCGCATCGATGCTCTGCAGAAGCAGGTCGAGGAGCAGTCCATGACCATGTCCATGTACAGCAGCTACTCTCCAGAGGATTTCCACCAAGAGGAGGACGTCTACA ACAATCCCATGTACGAGTCCTGCTGGACTGCCCGCGAGGCTGGGCTGGCGGCCTGGGCCTTCCGCAAGTGGCGCTACCATCAGTTCACCTCGCTGCGCGATGACCTCTGGGGCAATGCCATATTCCTCAAGGAGGCCAATGCCATTTCCGTTGAGCTAAAGAAGAAG GTGCAATTCCAGTTCACCCTCTTGACCGACACCCTGTACTCCCCCCTGCCACCCGAGCTGGCCTCGAGTGTGGCACCGCTGCAGCAGGAGGACGAGTTCGGAGCCCCGCCCGTGTCCAAGACCCTGGTGGCCGTAGAAGTCACGGACACCAAAAACGGAGCCACCCACTACTGGTCGCTGGAGAAGCTCCG ACAACGCCTGGAGCTGATGCGCGAGATGTACCACAACGAGGCGGAGATGAGTCCCACCTCGCCGGACTACAACGTGGAGAGTCTCACCGGGGGCGATCCGTTCTACGACCGCTTTCCCTGGTTCCGCATGGTCGGACGCTCGTTCATCTATCTGAGCAACCTGCTGTATCCCGTGCCGCTGGTCCACAAGGTGGCCATTGTCAACGAGCGTGGGGATGTGCGAGGCTACCTTAGGATCGCCGTGCAGCCGGTGCTGGATGAGGAGTCGATCGACTTCAACAATGGGGTCAAGCAGTCGGCCCGCTTGGTCTTCAACGAGGACGATGCCAAGCCCAAGTATCGAGCCCTTAACGAGAAGGACGACGTGCAGCGGTACATCGATAATGGAGGACACGACAGCAAGCTGGAGG AGCTCGAGGATGTGGACTCGGGACGCGGCATTGACTCGAACTCTGCCTCGGACTGCCCCGAGAACGCCGAAGAGCCGGGCGAGCATCTGCAGGTGGGAAAGGAGTTCACCTTCCGCGTGACGGTACTCCAGGCCACTGGAATTGGGGCCGAGTACGCAGACATCTTCTGCCAGTTCAA CTTCTTGCATCGCCATGAGGAAGCTTTCTCCACCGAGCCGGTCAAGAACTCGGCATCGGGCGCCCCTCTGGGCTTCTACCATGTTCAGAAT ATAACTGTGCCTGTGACCAAGTCCTTCATCGAGTACTTGAAGACCCAACCGATCATGTTCAAGATCTTTGGCCACTACCAGACGCATCCCCTGCACAAGGATGCCAAGCAGGACTTCGTGTCGCGGCCACCGCCTAGGCGAATGCTGCCCCCGAGCATACCCATCAGTCAGCCGGTGCGCAGCCCCAAGTTTGGACCCCTGCCCTGTCCGCCCTCATCCACGGTGCTGGCCAAGCACGATGTGCTGGTGTGGTTCGAGATTTGCGAGCTGGCACCCAACGGAGAGTATGTGCCTTCG GTCGTGGAGCACAGCGATGATCTTCCTTGCCGCGGGCTGTTCCTGCTGCATCAAGGCATCCAGCGACGCATTCGCATCACCATTGTGCACGAGCCCACACCTGAGGTCAAGTGGAAGGACATCAACGAGCTGGTGGTAGGACGCATACGCAACACTCCGGAGTCCTCGGACGAACAGGATGAGGATGCGTGCGTGCTGTCGCTGGGTCTGTTCCCCGGCGAAGTGCTGGACGTGCCCGGTGACGATCGCTCCTTCTACCGCTTCGAGGCCGCCTGGGACTCAAGTCTCCACAACTCGGCGCTGCTCAATCGCGTCTCACAGGGCGGCGAGACCATCTACATCACACTGAGCGCTTACTTGGAG CTGGAGAACTGCGCCCGCCCGGCCATCGTCACGAAGGATCTGAGCATGGTAATCTATGGGCGCGACGCTCGCACCGGTCCCCGCTCCTTGAAGCACCTGTTCTCGGGCCAGTACCGCAATCCGGAGGCCAACCGACTATCCGGCGTCTACGAGCTGTCGCTGCGTAGAGCATCCGAAGCAGGTAGTCCAG GTGTGCAGCGTCGTCAGCGTCGCGTGCTGGACACCAGCTCCACATATGTGCGTGGGGAGGAGAATCTGCACGGCTGGCGGCCTCGCGGCGACTCGCTCATATTTGATCATCAGTGGGAGCTGGAGAAGCTGACGCGCCTCGAGGAGGTGGGACGAATGCGgcacctgctgctgttgcgcgAGCGCCTGGGCATGGACACCAACCCGAATCCGACCACCAAAACGGAGAAGGATGTCTGCAATCTGGCTGCCCGTGCGGCCACCTCCCCCGTGCACATGGTCATTCCTCAATCGCCACAGACGCCGGTCAAAGATCCGCAGCAAATCATGCCAGAGCGCGAGTACAACCAACGGGAGCAGGATCTCATGCTCAAGTGCTTGAAGCTTGTGCAAG CTGGACGCTATGCCAAGAACGAGGCTAATGACACGCAGACCCAATCGGATGTCTCGCCCAGCGATGAGGGCTGCGCCGACATGACCGTCAGCTGCATCTCCAGCAACTCCATGGA AGACAACAAATTTGTAATTCGACGCAG GCTATGCTCGCCGGATAGGGCCGATGCTCCGAATGGCTGGGAGGCCCCTGCCCCGGCCACACAACCGGCTCTCCCGCTGCGGCTGTACGTgccggagctggaggagaTTCGCGTCAGCCCTGTGGTGGCCCGCAAGGGCCTGCTGAATGTCCTGGAACATGGCGGCTCGGGCTGGAAGAAACGCTGGGTG ACTGTGCGTCGTCCTTATGTGTTTATCTATCGCTCGGAGAAGGACCCCGTTGAGCGGGCTGTCCTCAACTTGGCCACGGCCCAAGTGGAGTGCAGCGAGGATCAGGCAGCCATGGTCAAGATACCCAACACATTCAG TGTGGTGACTAAGCATCGGGGTTATCTGCTGCAGACACTCGGCGACAAGGAAGTGCACGACTGGCTCTATGCCATCAATCCTCTTCTGGCTGGTCAGATCAA ATCCCGCCTGGCGCGACGCACCTTGGAGCCGGCCAGCCAGACGGCTTCCCAGATCCAGGCTAGCAGTGCCGCGAACGCGAACAGTGCGAACAAATGA